In one window of Dermochelys coriacea isolate rDerCor1 chromosome 3, rDerCor1.pri.v4, whole genome shotgun sequence DNA:
- the THBD gene encoding thrombomodulin, which produces MLGLCLALVATAQLGRSAPAPPQPAGAQCIEHVCFGVFWGRQRFPGASRLCQARGGQLMTVRSTVAEAAIALLVRNRSDASLWIGLQLPPGQACSEPARQLRGFRWVTGDERTDYAQWRPGGPVCGRQCVAVAALDLAWEEKRCDSEADGFLCEYNYPGTCAKLSPGAGLAVTYTTPFGAQDSDLLVLPPQTTASVPALGMELVCQEHSSGGMRWSSASPGAWHCQLENGGCEDSCQWDGGTPRCTCPQGKQLDQDHRRCSSLCADAPCEHHCIPLALNFTCMCHEGYELAGDGISCRDIDDCKTNPGLCDQVCINTKGGFTCQCHPGYELVEGKCEDVRDCDGEKCQHQCDDVPGGYRCSCSSGYAPSPQDPHKCVLFCNQTECPADCDPHTQDTCYCPDGFVLDHHNGSAKMCVDIDECELGYCEQLCTNKPGSYTCYCQEGYSLDKLDTCISEDEFSGEMDSYPKTAAPTHVPPPPDSLHPGVLIGISIGILSTILVLMAILYHLMKKHFPVHGAMDYKCSNRTEKEVVLQQVTPRCPSANQKL; this is translated from the coding sequence ATGCTGGGGCTCTGCCTGGCGCTGGTGGCCACGGCCCAGCTCGGGCGCTCGGCTCCCGCCCCGCCGCAGCCCGCGGGCGCCCAGTGCATCGAGCACGTCTGCTTCGGCGTCTTCTGGGGGCGGCAGCGGTTCCCCGGCGCCAGCCGGCTCTGCCAGGCCCGCGGGGGGCAGCTCATGACGGTGCGCTCCACGGTGGCGGAGGCCGCCATCGCCCTGCTGGTGCGGAACCGGAGCGACGCCAGCCTGTGGATCGGGCTGCAGCTGCCCCCGGGCCAGGCGTGCTCGGAGCCCGCCCGCCAGCTGCGGGGGTTCCGCTGGGTCACGGGCGACGAGCGCACGGACTACGCCCAATGGAGGCCGGGCGGCCCCGTCTGCGGGCGCCAGTGTGTCGCCGTGGCGGCCCTGGATCTCGCCTGGGAGGAGAAGCGGTGTGACTCCGAAGCAGACGGCTTCCTGTGTGAGTACAATTACCCCGGCACGTGCGCCAAGCTCTCCCCCGGGGCAGGCCTGGCGGTGACCTACACCACCCCCTTTGGGGCGCAGGACAGTGACCTCCTGGTCCTCCCTCCCCAAACCACTGCCTCAGTCCCGGCCCTGGGCATGGAGCTGGTGTGCCAGGAGCACAGCAGCGGGGGCATGCGGTGGAGCTCAGCCAGCCCTGGGGCCTGGCACTGCCAGCTGGAGAACGGCGGGTGCGAGGATTCGTGCCAGTGGGACGGCGGGACCCCGCGCTGCACCTGCCCCCAGGGGAAGCAGCTGGACCAGGACCATCGCAGATGCTCTTCCCTGTGTGCCGACGCCCCCTGCGAGCACCACTGCATCCCCCTCGCCCTCAACTTCACTTGCATGTGCCACGAGGGCTATGAGCTGGCCGGGGATGGCATCAGCTGCAGAGACATTGATGACTGTAAAACCAACCCGGGCCTTTGTGACCAAGTGTGCATCAACACCAAGGGGGGCTTCACCTGCCAGTGCCACCCGGGCTATGAGTTGGTGGAGGGCAAATGTGAGGACGTGAGAGATTGTGACGGAGAGAAATGTCAACACCAGTGTGACGATGTGCCAGGGGGTTACCgctgcagctgctccagtggATACGCCCCATCCCCCCAGGACCCCCATAAATGTGTTCTATTTTGCAACCAGACTGAATGCCCAGCAGACTGTGACCCCCATACACAGGATACGTGCTACTGCCCCGATGGCTTTGTTTTGGATCACCACAATGGTAGTGCAAAGATGTGTGTTGATATTGACGAGTGTGAGCTAGGCTATTGTGAACAGCTGTGCACAAATAAGCCAGGCAGCTACACCTGTTATTGCCAGGAGGGGTACAGCCTTGACAAGCTTGACACATGTATTTCTGAAGATGAGTTTTCAGGTGAGATGGACTCCTACCCAAAAACAGCAGCCCCCACCCATGTCCCACCGCCGCCAGACAGCCTCCACCCCGGAGTGCTGATCGGAATCAGCATTGGCATCTTGTCCACAATTCTGGTCCTGATGGCCATTCTCTACCACCTGATGAAGAAGCATTTCCCAGTTCATGGAGCCATGGATTATAAATGTAGCAACAGGACAGAAAAGGAAGTGGTGCTGCAGCAAGTTACCCCCAGATGCCCCTCTGCTAACCAGAAACTGTAA
- the LOC119853999 gene encoding LOW QUALITY PROTEIN: somatostatin receptor type 4-like (The sequence of the model RefSeq protein was modified relative to this genomic sequence to represent the inferred CDS: inserted 2 bases in 2 codons; deleted 1 base in 1 codon), with translation MSTDANHLPAGSQKVSGAMWTPSSWMASDVPPNASTSLAQLDQWQRAEEWDGNAGEVAGTVVIQCIYALMCLLGLLGNSLVIFVILRYATMKTATNIYLLNLAIADELLMLSTPFVAASAALRHWPFGRALCRTVLGVDGLNMFTSVFCLTVLSLDRYIAVVHPLRAATYRRPRVAKMVNGGVWLLSLLVASPIPIFASTAATHDGRAVACNLLWPSPAWSAAFVVYTTLLGFLLPVLAMALCYLLIVGKMRAVAQRVGWQQWRHSEGKLTRLVLIVVAMFVVCWMPFYVVQLVNLLLPGHLDATVNNASLILSYSNSCANPILYGFLSESFRHSFRGVLRQCCXATFCCCRHRELDATXRKRRRRPLDYSAVPKGEEMSKGCVCPSLHCQPEPVHPEPCCTPGTLLAKTTTF, from the exons ATGAGCACCGATGCCAACCACCTGCCTGCAGGATCCCAGAAGGTGAGTGGGGCTATGTGGACTCCATCCAGCTGGATGGCTTCCGACGTCCCTCCCAATGCCAGCACCTCCTTGGCACAGCTAGATCAGTGGCAAAGGGCGGAGGAGTGGGATGGCAATGCCGGAGAGGTTGCGGGCACGGTAGTAATCCAATGTATCTACGCCCTGATGTGCCTGCTGGGGCTGCTCGGCAACTCACTGGTGATCTTCGTCATCCTGCGCTACGCCACGATGAAGACGGCCACCAACATTTACCTGCTCAACCTGGCCATCGCCGACGAGCTCCTCATGCTCAGCACCCCCTTCGTGGCAGCCTCGGCTGCACTGCGCCACTGGCCCTTCGGCCGGGCCCTGTGCCGCACCGTGCTGGGCGTGGACGGGCTCAACATGTTCACCAGCGTCTTCTGCCTGACCGTGCTCAGCCTGGACCGCTACATTGCCGTGGTGCACCCGCTGCGGGCAGCCACCTACCGCCGGCCCCGGGTGGCCAAGATGGTCAACGGAGGGGTATGGCTGCTCTCGCTTCTGGTGGCCTCGCCCATCCCCATCTTCGCCAGCACAGCCGCCACACATGATGGCCGAGCGGTGGCCTGCAACCTGCTGTGGCCTAGTCCGGCCTGGTCAGCTGCCTTTGTGGTCTACACGACCTTGCTGGGCTTCCTGCTGCCGGTGCTGGCCATGGCCCTCTGCTACCTGCTGATTGTGGGCAAGATGCGGGCGGTGGCTCAGCGGGTGGGCTGGCAGCAGTGGCGGCACTCGGAGGGGAAGCTGACCCGGCTGGTGTTGATCGTGGTGGCCATGTTCGTGGTGTGCTGGATGCCCTTTTACGTGGTTCAGCTGGTGAATCTGCTGCTGCCCGGCCACCTGGACGCCACAGTGAACAATGCCTCTCTCATCCTCAGCTACTCCAACAGCTGTGCCAACCCT ATCCTCTACGGCTTCCTCTCGGAGAGCTTCAGGCACTCCTTCCGTGGGGTGCTACGGCAGTGCT AGGCCACCTtctgctgctgccgccaccgGGAACTGGATGCca ggaggaagaggaggaggagaccgCTAGATTACAGTGCCGTCCCCAAGGGGGAGGAGATGAGCAAGGGCTGCGTGTGCCCATCTTTGCATTGCCAGCCGGAGCCGGTGcaccctgagccctgctgtaCACCTGGCACCCTCCTTGCAAAGACCACCACCTTCTAG